The window TGTTGCCTAACATTAGAAATGGTCTAATGCTTGTGATTTCCAGCAAAGAAAGCTGATCATTACTATCGTTCTGCTGCATTTGAGTTTAGGGTTAAATTCATTCTAATGGAAGTTAGACTGGTTTGGGAACACCAGGCAGCGTAACATTTGAGTCTACTCCAAGTCTGAGTGCTGTGATTGCAGCCGGGATGTTTTTTTTCCCAGTCATAATGAGGAACCAGGAGAGCTGCTATAGGCTGTTTAAAAAGCTGGGTGGCTCCCTACAGGGCGGagaaggggagagaaagagagaggcgaAATCACGTGAGTTCATGATGTTGCAAACCTCTCGTTCTCTCCCGACAAGATCGTACGGTTTTGAAGTGCGGAAAAGCTGCATATCGCTGCAAGCGAACGAGCAACGAGTCGGCAGGTCGCGCACAACGGATCGCGCTCTTTCAAAATCGCGTCGCCCTTTTTTCCGCATCCTGAGCGAGAGTATGTGTCAGAATGAAGCGGTCTCCTGCACCGAAATGAAAGCTCGCTGCGGCGGGGAGCACTGAGGAGCACGGCGCGGGATTCGGGGGGGAAGAGCAGCTGCAGCAGTGACTGGAACATCAACCTGCAGTGTCGGTACCcatccagaacccccaccccctcaccccaccccaatcccatccccctccccccacccccttctctgTGGATTGTGGCGTTCAAGAAAATGATGCAGAATCCCCTGGAGCTGGAAGCTCATTACCTGCCTCACGAGCCGATCCATGATTATAGGTCTCACCGATACAGGAGCTTTATGATCGAGGAGATACTGACTGAGCCCCCAGGCTCAGGCAAAGCCGCGAACGGGGGAGAACTCCTCAAATTCGGGGTCCATGCCCTCCTGAATAGTCGGCCGTACCATAGCCATCTAGGTAAGTGGAAATCTTTCCTCACTCTTAGCTTTCcttaatgcatttttttaaaaaaaaaatgtgccTTCTAAATGACTACTCAGCCAAAGCGGTTCTATTTGTTACCCATCTAAATATTTTTTATAGTTAGGGGCAAGTTGCGTTTCTTCATCGACGGATGGCCGCtcgatttaatttaattttggaTCGTAAGCGGTACATGACatgcaacaaataaaacaaactagAATTATCCGCGCACAGCAATCACATAAACAGATAACAGTCGGTCACAATACTGTGCATATTTTGACAAGGCCTAGAAAATGTGCTGCAAAAGTCCAGGCAATGATGTTGTAGCAAATTTGGTACGGTATAAGAAATGTTGCATATTTTCACATTGAGTCTGTAATCGAAGAAAGAAAATATATCCGGTGTTTAATTTTCTCTGAATATTATCCAAGCTCCCAACCATATTTTCCTAGAGCAAACAGCATGTACCTAAATCGGAAATACATGGTCGAAAAGTATTCTAACGCCAAAACccctggaaaatctcagcatttATTTAGAAGAGGGAAATATCACGCCTTCCAAGACACCCACGCGCATAAACGGCCAGTATTTATTCAAACTTTAACACCGTTCCGCCCCAAACCAATCCTCACTTAAAATAGTGAACGCTGTATCACATTGAAAAAAAGACACAATCCAATACAACAATCCTTTAACCCAGATCCTAAGGAGTGTCACCGGACATCTCGGAAAATAAATTTGTGAATGAAGTAGTAAATTGAATAATTTCCTGTTTCCTTCGAGGCAACCGGCGTATAAAGACAACATTGTAGCGCTGCTGCTGCGATGGCTAGCATTTATGACTTGTTACTAAATAGAATTATGCTCAGTTTTGTAAAGGAGGGTCAATTTCCTATAGAGGAGTGCAATATGTTAAAAATGCTGATTAGCTCGGCAGCAATTATTTTAATACCAGCCGTTACATGATAGTATGGAATAACTATGAAATATTACTTGTTacataaaacaaagaataaaTATATTTGAGTTTTTTGTCATAAATTTATGGCAGTGTAACACTGTCTCACAGGAGAGCTGATGGCTCCACGTTCATCTTTAAGTTTTATGTTACATATGACAAAGGGCACGATGAAAATTATTTGCGAAGTGCTATATTTCATCGGCTTTTGCTAAATTGACTGCGCAACCTTGCTTGTGTCGATGGATATACCTTTAATTGGAACGTACTAAAGTACAAGTTTGGAGTTCCCTGCAGCATTGGCAGTAATACTTATGCCCGGAATACTTACAGCTGGTCTGAAATCAGATCACAGTGGAGCTTTTAAGTTCCCGCTGGGTCCGATCTCGTGTAGCCTTGCCGCTCCCTTGGGTTCCGCGTTGGTATCTGGAGGATCAAGCCTGTCCAGCGGCCACGGAGCTCCTCACCTTCCACTCGACCTGCACCTCCGATCAAAGCTGGACCAAGGTCCCGAACCAGGAAACAAAGCGAAAAAAGGCAGGAGGAGCCGGACAGTCTTCACTGAACTACAATTAATGGGCCTCGAGAAACGATTTGAAAAGCAGAAATATCTTTCCACACCAGACAGGTAACTCTGAATATtgacagtttattttaaaaatatcatttttttaaaaaaagaaacacatgATAATTTTTACATACATACAACTCAGTCGAGAGCCAGGCGGGTTGTATTCAACTACCTCTGGAACATCGGATCGTATATTATTTCAAAGCCGAATTcttcggctgaaacagatggcaaaaCGTCACACCTTTCCTGATAATAACACTTTTATGGTTTCCTTTGACCCCTTGAGTGGACATTAGGGATAACTGAACGTAAACAAACGTAGAAATGAGGTTGTAGAAATAGAAAACACATACATAACCGATTCAGCAGTGGGTACTGGTCAGCAAACAACAGCATCAGAAACAGATACGCAAAGATCAGTGAGAACAGTAGAGGACATAATCTATTTCGTTGCTATGGTACACCATGACATTTCAAATATTCTCCCTTCTTCCTAAACATGCAGATCCATTCTAGTAGCAAAGAGGGCAATTTGTCAATCAGAATATCGCCTTTGAGGTTAATATTGATATAATCGGGGAGGGGGACGAGGTGAGAGGCAGCCCAACTTAAATTTGTTTTGTAAGCACCTACAATTATTGTGAAGTGCTACACATTTTTAAAGTGCAGTTCTCATTTACAAATCTGCAGGCCGTTCAACACGGGAAATGACCCCTTTATTAACGGAATGTTTCATTGCTACttaaaataattttatatttttaatgttcCCAAATGTATTaacttttattttgttgaatACAGAATAGATCTAGCAGAATCCTTGGGTCTTAGTCAACTTCAGGTGAAAACCTGGTACCAAAACCGAAGaatgaaatggaagaaaatagTAAGTATTGTCGGTAATGGATTTTCATCAAGGAAACAATTTCCCAAATAGACGGTGTTGCTAAATTATAGTTTCATTCAAAAGGTTTTGCAAGGAGGAGGCCTGGAGTCCCCGACGAAGCCGAAAGGTCGTCCCAAGAAAAACTCCATTCCGACAAGCGAACAACTTTCAGAACAAGAGAAAGTAAAACAAGCCGAAAAACAGATCGAGAATTCGCCATCACCTTCTGAAGTTAACCAAGAAGAATAACACGTCGAGATGGTTAAAGCAAAACGATTTTCCTCTTCATCGGAATTTTACAAACCGACGTTGAAACTGCAGCGAGCCACGTGTCTACCGACTGAAACGCGTCATTCATGTGGAATTTACACTCAAACTTTAAATGTCAGCTTCACCTTTGAATTGTACTGTTCCCCTCTCTTCAAACACCAGCTGATGGAACTTATCGCTGTCAGATTCACCATTGTTATATTTTAATAAGTAATTAGTCACACTTGGATGTTGGATCAATTTGCCGTTTGATGTGGAAGTGTGTTGCCTAACGCATATCCGGTTTTATGAAATTGTTTTCATTCCCCGAGTAAGATTATCGAGGCAGAAACTCAGAAACTGTTTAGTGCATCAGAATGATCACGTTGCTCTTCGAATTGtactcaattaaaaaaaacattttagcGTCATTCTTACGTTTTGACTGCATCAAATTAAAGCTCAGAATTCCACACTGCATAAACAGTCTTGCCAACACCTTCTGCTTTTTCTACAAAATGTTGTTGAGGGAGATGCAATTATCGTGACTTCTATTTTAGTCTACAGACCTGTGGTGCCTCTCTGTCAATTTAGTTTTATAAATATTTTGACCAAACCAGTTTGATAGTAAGTACTATATGTTATGGTTCAGTGCAAAAGAGCCACAGCTACAGTAGCAGATTTGAAGTGTTTGTACCAAGTATCGAATTTATAAATGATTTCATACACTTGTGAAAGATAGGAGAAACTGTAAATAATTTTTGCAACAGTGACTATGGCATAGTGCCAAAAGTGTGTTATGccttccaacaagagagaagtACAGAAATTTTGATATCCTAATTAAATGTgcttgtattttttaaatttaaatttccattTATACTACTCTTACACCGATACAAACAATAAAAGAATTAGTCAGTCCTCGTATTCTTTTTTAGTATTTTAATGCTTTTCGATTAGGTCTGCGCGCGTTTAGGTTCGAAAATATATTAAAGCATTGTAAGTAGATGTGAGCTGGTAAATTTTGTGTGCGAGTTTAATCCTCAGGGCGCATACTTTAAAGCAAATTATATTTATATTCCTCACTGCAATCCTTCTTTAAATACCACAGCCGGTAATGTAATTGTTTGGCTGGCTTTTATTTAAAGCTCTTACtcacaaacaacaaagaaagCCGTGCAGTGGATGTTAAACAGATATAAACTGCTTGAATTCATGTTCAGGAAGGCGAGGCCCTCAGTTAACTATAAGTTAAATTATAGTAAATAATTTCTTAAATAAATAAGCCAGCCTTATTTGCATAGGCCTGCTGTCACTTTTTCACGTTTCTGCAAATTATTGCTGTCCTTCCCACATTGCCTTTTGTTCCCGCTCCCGTCTCCAATCTGTAGTTCTGTTCCCAACGACTCCTAAGGTAGAGTCAGTTTGAACGTATATCACCTTTATTGGTTGCTGGCAtataataaaattaattttcctTCTTGCTGATAATGTCATAACGATTGAAATCAAATAGCGAGACGTGAATGCTTTCTGATTAGATGTAAAATCGCTAATAATTTGGGGCGATGGCCCGAAATATAACCGTACTTCCTCGTGTAAAAGCATGTTAAAAGAATTGAAGGCGCAGGAAATCCCCTGTTGCTGCCGAACACTGTACTAAACTACACAGGCTGATTGAAAGGCACTGATTGTTACATTGATTGAAACTTTTGATATTTGTACAAAAAGTGGGAAAAGAATGGTAACAAAACCAAACTGGTGCTGTATCCAGGACACTGCCTCACCGTTACGGTTGGAGGAATTGCTCTTAAGTGCCACattcacctccccaccccccgccTGCCCTGTTATTGAAACTAAGTTAAAAATCTTGCATCAGTTGACAAATAATGCTCATCGAATTTCTACAACGATCTACTCGAACACACAGCATGTAGGACTGTTGAATGCTTGTTGTTCCTGTAGTTTACATAATTTTCCTTGGGGAATGTGTTGGAATCTGTTATCAGGGACGAGGTTATATGGCTGTCAGCAAACCAGTAACTGATCGGCGAAGCTTATACAGATTTCTGAAAGCGAAACCGTGTTGGGGAAATCTGATTTATTAACGGTGTAACTAAAAATTGTAAACTAATTAAGGGATTTGGATCTTCAGAGAAAAAAAGGTTCCACGCCAGAGGTTGTTATACAAAATTAGGCTGGTGGGATTGGGGTAATATTTTAACTTGGATTGAGGGTTGGTTGACAGACAGAGAACAGAAGGTAGGAATGAACGGGGTGTagacctgaatgaacacagcgggcccagcagcatcagaggagcaggaaggctaatgagcAGGAATGAATGGCTCATTTTCAGACCGGCAGGCTGTACCCAGTAGGGTACACTGCTTGGGCCTCAGCTATTTACAGCCCACCTCAATAATTTCAGCGAGAGTAATGAATCCAAGTTTGCCGACGATACAAAGCAACTGGGAACTCGAGCTGTGAGGTGTATACAGTGAGCCCGAGGAAGGATATAGAAAGGGCGAGAAAATGGCAGATTAAATTGTAATGTGGCAAAATGTGGAGTTAACCACTCTGTTGGGGGAATGGaaaagtataattttaaaaacgGTGAGACACTGAGAAATATTGAtattcagagggacatgggttaCTTGCACACACATTATATAGGTGCAGCCAGCAGTTAAGGAAGCAAATATTATATTAGCCTTTATTCACAAAGGAAGAAGTAATACTTGCAAATATATAGGATGGTTTTGAGACCGCACCAGAAACATTGTGTATGGTTTTGATCTCATGACCCAGGGACCAGTATTTGTGCTTTTGATCGAGTGCAACAGAAGGTTCACCAGTGACTCCTGCACTGAGGAGATTGCTTTATGGAGGGAGAGTgaccagagtaggccattcagagtGTAGAAGGAAATCGTATTTAAACATAAAGTCTTTTGGGGTTTAACATGATAAATATTGGAAGGCTATTGCTTCTAGCTGGGGATCCTGTAAGTAGGAGTGGGAGTTTCAGAGACAGTTCTTTatgactgagatggggaggaaaaattgtgaatctttgaaattgtcTACCACAGGGCAATGGATGTGCAACTGTTGAgtatattcaaaacagagattgGTAGATATTTTGGATACAAAGGCAAATAAAA of the Stegostoma tigrinum isolate sSteTig4 chromosome 11, sSteTig4.hap1, whole genome shotgun sequence genome contains:
- the barx1 gene encoding homeobox protein BarH-like 1 → MMQNPLELEAHYLPHEPIHDYRSHRYRSFMIEEILTEPPGSGKAANGGELLKFGVHALLNSRPYHSHLAGLKSDHSGAFKFPLGPISCSLAAPLGSALVSGGSSLSSGHGAPHLPLDLHLRSKLDQGPEPGNKAKKGRRSRTVFTELQLMGLEKRFEKQKYLSTPDRIDLAESLGLSQLQVKTWYQNRRMKWKKIVLQGGGLESPTKPKGRPKKNSIPTSEQLSEQEKVKQAEKQIENSPSPSEVNQEE